ATCGCTTTGAGAAAAAAATTCGCCGCAGCAAAGCCACCAATCTTCTCCTGGTTCTTTTTGATGCCCATTTTGTGATTGAAAAGATGTTTGATAATGAAAGTGTTGAACTCTTCTCCATGCAATTTCCAGATCCCTGGCCTAAAAAACGTCATCACAAAAGGCGAGTTCTAACGTCCCCTTTTGTTAAAATTCTTCGAGATAAATTAAGAGAAAATGGCGAATTTTTCGTGGCCACCGACGTTCAAGCTGTTTCAGAACTGGCTCTTGAAGTTGTGAATATCTGTGGGGGTTTCAAACGCATTACCCAAGGGGAACTTAAAAGTCATCCCTTTCATACCCTTTATGAAAAAAAATTCTTAAGCCATGGATTGCCCATTCACTATTTAAAATTTAAAAAGATAGACTAGGGACCACAGACCACAGACTAGAGACTACACAGTCTGTGGTCCGTAGTCCGTAGTCCGTGGTCTGTGTTAGTGACGCTTCTCAGGTTTATAAACTTGAATGGGCCGAGCACTTCTGCCACTGGATTGGGGGGCAATACCAGAAAACAGAGGGCTCAGCCCATTTAATAACAA
This is a stretch of genomic DNA from Chlamydiota bacterium. It encodes these proteins:
- the trmB gene encoding tRNA (guanosine(46)-N7)-methyltransferase TrmB, with product MNYKNIKNQRSKIKIVVEINEKIMGSLTEHVLLDYTSIRNFKSWKELFKNPQPLKVDIGCGKDDALIERALHEPHFNFIGIENDSGIAYRFEKKIRRSKATNLLLVLFDAHFVIEKMFDNESVELFSMQFPDPWPKKRHHKRRVLTSPFVKILRDKLRENGEFFVATDVQAVSELALEVVNICGGFKRITQGELKSHPFHTLYEKKFLSHGLPIHYLKFKKID